One part of the Humulus lupulus chromosome 9, drHumLupu1.1, whole genome shotgun sequence genome encodes these proteins:
- the LOC133799994 gene encoding uncharacterized protein LOC133799994: protein MGQAAVSNREIKLILEKTMQANRKDWSNKLDDALWAYRITFKMPIVMSPYRLVYGKACHLSFELEHRAQLAIKKLNLNLTASRALRLAQVNELDELCHDSYENARI, encoded by the coding sequence ATGGGGCAAGCAGCAGTGTCAAATCGTGAAATTAAGTTGATTTTGGAGAAGACGATGCAAGCCAATAGGAAGGATTGGTCCAACAAGCTCGATGATGCATTATGGGCTTATAGGATTACTTTTAAAATGCCAATTGTTATGTCTCCTTACCGTCTTGTATATGGTAAAGCTTGTCACTTGTCGTTTGAACTTGAGCATAGGGCGCAATTGGCCATAAAGAAGCTGAATTTGAATCTGACAGCTTCAAGAGCATTAAGGCTAGCTCAAGTGAATGAGCTAGATGAATTGTGTCATGATTCCTACGAGAATGCAAGAATCTAA